Genomic window (Jatrophihabitans sp.):
TTTAGCCGACCAGTTGGTAGTCAGCCCCGGATCGCTCAGCCAGCCGGCGCTCGGAGTGAGCTGCCCGGTTCGCGGAATATGCCGCTAGCCGGTTCCAGCGCCGAGCCTGAACGAGTTGCTGGGACAGCCGACGCTGAGCTGCCAGCATCGCCTGCTCCTGCGTTCGCTCTCGTGCGAATGCTTCATACATGGTGAACATGTTGTCCAACTCCTCAGTGGTCTGTCAGCTTGAACCCGTTGCCCGTAAGGGCGAACGGAAGATCTCGGATCACCCGACGACCGGTTACCCGGCCGCCGAACGACGTTCTTCTCAGGCGGCGACCTCGTCCTTGCGAGGCCGGCCGCGCGGGCGCTTGCGAGCGATGACGGTTCCCTGGCTGAAGATCTCGCCGCCCCAGACGCCCCACGGCTCGCGGCGGTCGAGCGCGCCGGCCAAGCATCCGGCTCGGAGCGGACATGGCGCGCACAGCGCCTTGGCCTGCTCCAGCTCGGTCGGTGACTCGGCGAACCAGAGGTCGGCATCGAGTGACCGGCAGGGCAGATCGTCGATGTCGGCGCCGAAGGCCGGGTCGACCGTGGCCGTCAACGGCTCACAGATCGAGATAGCAGCCGGCTGTTCGGCCACAACCCACGGTTGCGCCTGCGGCTCGATCAGAGTGGCAGTGGCAAACACGTCGGGTCACCTCCTACTTCGTTGCGGAAACTGGATTTCGTGTTCGGTTGTGTGGTGGGCGACTGCTGCATGTGGTGCCCCTCGTGACCTGCGTGCTGAGCGGGAAATAACAAAGGCCGCGGTTCCCGGTCAGGGAATCCGCGGCCTCGAAAGGATCGCTCTAGGAAAATCAGAGCGGTATCTTTCGAGGTCGGCGAGCCTGACCGAAGACATTCGTCATCTCGATGCCGGTGATGTCGTGATCGCGAACTGCCGAGACAACTGTCAATCCCGTCGGAACAGCACCGAACGCAGCCGCGATCTCGACGGCTGCGCAGAAGTTGGTGTAGTTAGACATGTTCGGCGCCTCCTTTTCGAGTCTCGACGCGGCTACCAGTAAGCAGCGACGGTTAGCGGTGGTGTTGTGTACGCGAGGCTAGCGGAGCGCCTTGGATCCGCACAAATCATTTTCCACGAACACGCCGAAATTTTTTCTGGCACGGCTGTGACTCCTCCGGAGCCCGTTCGGCCAGCCGTCGCCACACCGGCACAGGCGACGTCGGCACGCGCTGTTCAGTCCAGCTCGACCGGCTCCGGATCCTGGCCGGCCAGCACCGCCAACACCACGTCGGCATAACGCTGAAGCTTGGTCGGGCCCACCCCCGGCACCTGTGCCAGCTCGGCCTCGTTCGCCGGCGCCCGGTCGGCGATGGCCACCAGGGTGGCGTCGGAGAACACCACGTAGGCCGGCACCGACTGGGCATCGGCCTGTTTCTTGCGCCAGGCCCGCAGCCGTCCGAACGTCGCGGCGTCCTCGGCCGGCACCGCCGTCTTGGCTCGCTTGCCCGAGCCGCTGGAACGGCTTGAACGCTCGGCCGTCCCGGGCCGCAACCCGTCGAGGAACCTGCTGGGCCGCCGGCGCCTGGCCTGCCCCTGATGCCGAGCCAGCGCCCAGGACAGCATCAGCCGCTGCCGGGCACGGGTGATGCCCACGTAGAACAGCCGGCGTTCCTCAGCCAGCTGCTCAGGAGTGTTGGCGTGCTGGATCGGCAGGGTCTGATCGGTCAGCCCGACCAGGAACACCGCGTCCCACTCCAGTCCCTTGGCCGAATGCAACGACGCCAGGGTGACGCCCTGCACCGTGGGAGCGTGCTGGGATGC
Coding sequences:
- a CDS encoding WhiB family transcriptional regulator; translated protein: MCEPLTATVDPAFGADIDDLPCRSLDADLWFAESPTELEQAKALCAPCPLRAGCLAGALDRREPWGVWGGEIFSQGTVIARKRPRGRPRKDEVAA